One window from the genome of Rariglobus hedericola encodes:
- a CDS encoding glycosyltransferase family 2 protein produces MNSAPRLSLCMIVRNEAANLPACLDSVRDLASDIVVVDTGSTDSTCEIARQHGARIINAEWTGDFSSARNLALAEARGEWILVLDADEVLPVASRIRIHEMISSPARSAYNLVQKNELAATGAHVSVHIVRLFPRDARVRFERPIHEQVNTSLERAGIPIIDTNIVFNHSGYASSAVLAGKTERNRRIIEDALHRDPDGDPNLRYFYASTFFDTQQFSQAAREYEECARRSRASRKRLERAATLKAAQAWFFAGKYDKARALLPDHIEPGLHPLAAHLKAEIAVHDGCSIDAVKWQESVLSAPDVAYLPPESLTPLKFKAVLFLANHWADLGRKDIGVKLLRLAQDISGGKRDGASATLAVSYREALA; encoded by the coding sequence ATGAACTCCGCACCCCGTCTCAGCCTCTGCATGATCGTGCGCAACGAAGCCGCGAATTTGCCCGCCTGCCTCGACTCCGTCCGGGACCTGGCCTCCGATATCGTGGTCGTTGATACCGGCTCGACCGATTCCACCTGTGAAATCGCCCGCCAACATGGCGCGCGCATCATCAATGCGGAATGGACCGGAGATTTTTCCTCCGCCCGCAACCTCGCCCTCGCCGAGGCGCGCGGGGAGTGGATCCTGGTGCTCGATGCCGACGAAGTTCTCCCCGTGGCCAGCCGCATCCGCATCCACGAAATGATTTCGAGCCCTGCGCGCTCCGCCTATAACCTGGTTCAAAAAAACGAACTTGCCGCCACCGGTGCGCATGTCTCGGTGCACATCGTGCGGCTGTTTCCCCGCGATGCGCGCGTGCGTTTCGAGCGGCCCATTCACGAACAGGTCAACACGAGCCTGGAGCGCGCCGGTATCCCGATCATCGATACGAATATTGTGTTTAATCATTCTGGTTATGCGTCGTCCGCCGTGCTGGCTGGCAAGACCGAGCGTAACCGCCGCATCATCGAAGATGCACTGCACCGTGACCCGGACGGCGATCCGAACCTGCGTTATTTTTACGCCTCCACTTTTTTCGATACGCAGCAGTTTTCCCAAGCCGCCCGCGAATATGAAGAATGTGCCCGCCGCTCCCGCGCCAGCCGCAAACGTCTCGAACGCGCGGCGACGCTCAAGGCGGCGCAGGCCTGGTTCTTCGCGGGAAAATACGACAAAGCTCGCGCCTTGCTACCCGACCATATCGAACCCGGCTTGCACCCGCTCGCTGCGCACTTGAAGGCTGAAATCGCGGTGCACGACGGCTGTTCGATCGACGCCGTCAAATGGCAGGAGTCGGTGCTCTCCGCGCCCGATGTTGCTTATCTACCCCCCGAGTCGCTCACCCCGCTGAAATTTAAAGCCGTGCTTTTCCTCGCGAATCACTGGGCCGATCTCGGACGCAAGGACATCGGCGTAAAACTGCTGCGCCTAGCGCAGGATATTTCCGGAGGCAAACGCGACGGTGCCAGCGCAACCCTCGCGGTCAGTTACCGTGAAGCCCTGGCCTAG
- a CDS encoding class I SAM-dependent methyltransferase, with protein MNYQAEYTDYWSRQDRWGSHSFDDADALFKRVTLISGRGSVLDVGCGMGLLVRTLLEHDVQAHGIDIAPRPIEANNAINPGHFQLGSILDLPFADNSWNTIVSTDCLEHIAEADVPKALSELYRVAESSVFICLATTRDRDGRWHLTVRNREWWEARFFAAGFRRHPLDQLITSYEARESDEWQITLTFEKIPVAALQRYPLEALKAERDLHMDMTRESGRRADAHIARYIMARRYLPSEGLVLDAACGLGYGSAVLGCDHRGVQIIGLDNSDYAVAYGRACFQPSHPNLRFEAGDVCDLSRFADASVDLVVSFETVEHLREPEHFLGEINRVLKPGGRFVCSVPNMWVDEDGKDPNPWHFHVFDFSKLAQLCTKFFPLEHVYRQTAGGGMTLTQSQRRLQRVNLPVTTSSGEAEWWLVAATKPGAFRPLTALSTQRIVVLTHAAEHPLFTSWLADFPFPVSYVTDATTDFVFPDDTALVVTFDCYREPLVTLLRRAMEINIPTLLLADGILEYRNTWDHPQLVPGSLYQPVLAHKLACLGRSQARTVESWDNPGRCEIIGSPRFDLYAARQRRSRLPGDHFRVLVMTAITPYFTEEQHARVLQSLIDLKTTFESSAIDVCWRLTKGLDAEIGVDSIVTDLTGLELAEVLQSVDAVITTPSTSMLEAMLLGLPVAVLDYNNCPHYVQAAWRITAASHIAETLVELANPPAAKLLFQNATLHDALECDTPAAPRLRQLAEKMILAGAEARAHGRPLTLPARLIDAGLGAPAALAESISSADLFPGHAPFQQNDLRALQVEVGHLRSHVAHLENNLIAPSASEPDPALIALIQERAQLTILWRSKLEAGVALASLKQNTAASRLMIEAVKAVEACAVPEVIIEALIEVSGQLASLDLGRARYLLDLGRQLATDMGNQPACDRAAVVLASFPPISPVASARPPAPQPVSV; from the coding sequence ATGAACTACCAAGCAGAATACACCGACTATTGGTCCCGGCAGGATCGCTGGGGCAGCCATTCATTCGACGACGCCGATGCCCTGTTCAAACGCGTCACCCTCATCAGCGGACGCGGCTCCGTGCTCGATGTCGGCTGCGGCATGGGGCTGCTCGTGCGCACTTTGCTCGAACACGATGTGCAGGCCCACGGCATAGATATCGCTCCACGTCCGATCGAGGCCAACAACGCGATCAATCCCGGTCATTTTCAACTGGGCTCCATTCTCGATCTGCCGTTTGCCGACAATTCATGGAATACGATCGTCAGCACCGATTGCCTTGAACACATCGCCGAGGCCGACGTGCCCAAGGCCTTGAGTGAGTTGTATCGCGTCGCTGAAAGCAGTGTTTTCATCTGCCTCGCCACCACGCGCGACCGCGACGGCCGCTGGCATTTGACGGTGCGCAACCGCGAATGGTGGGAGGCGCGTTTTTTCGCCGCCGGTTTTCGCCGTCATCCTCTCGACCAGTTGATCACGAGTTACGAGGCACGCGAATCCGACGAGTGGCAGATCACGTTGACCTTTGAAAAAATCCCGGTCGCCGCGCTTCAGCGTTATCCACTCGAAGCCCTCAAGGCCGAGCGCGACTTGCACATGGACATGACTCGTGAATCCGGGCGCCGCGCCGATGCGCACATCGCCCGCTACATCATGGCTCGTCGCTATCTACCATCCGAAGGCCTCGTCCTCGATGCCGCGTGCGGTCTCGGCTACGGGAGCGCCGTGCTGGGTTGCGATCATCGTGGTGTTCAGATCATCGGTCTCGACAACAGTGACTACGCCGTCGCTTACGGACGCGCCTGCTTTCAGCCGAGTCATCCCAATCTGCGTTTTGAAGCAGGGGATGTGTGCGACCTGAGCCGCTTTGCCGACGCCTCAGTCGATCTCGTGGTTTCATTCGAAACCGTGGAGCACCTGCGCGAGCCGGAACACTTTCTCGGTGAAATCAACCGCGTCCTGAAACCCGGCGGACGCTTCGTATGTTCCGTGCCGAACATGTGGGTGGACGAAGACGGCAAAGATCCGAATCCCTGGCATTTTCATGTCTTCGATTTTTCGAAGCTCGCGCAGCTGTGCACGAAATTCTTTCCGCTTGAGCACGTCTATCGACAGACCGCCGGCGGAGGCATGACGCTCACCCAATCCCAGCGTCGACTCCAACGCGTCAATCTCCCGGTCACCACATCGTCAGGCGAAGCCGAATGGTGGCTTGTCGCGGCCACCAAGCCCGGAGCGTTCCGACCGCTCACTGCATTGAGCACGCAGCGTATCGTCGTTCTCACCCACGCCGCGGAACATCCGCTGTTCACCAGCTGGCTCGCCGATTTTCCATTCCCGGTTTCGTATGTGACCGACGCCACAACGGATTTCGTTTTTCCCGACGACACCGCGCTGGTGGTGACCTTTGACTGCTACCGGGAACCCCTCGTCACCTTGCTGCGTCGCGCGATGGAGATCAACATTCCCACGCTGCTGCTCGCCGATGGCATTCTCGAATATCGGAACACGTGGGACCACCCGCAACTCGTCCCCGGTTCGCTCTACCAACCGGTCCTCGCACACAAACTCGCCTGCCTAGGCCGCTCGCAAGCGCGCACGGTGGAGTCCTGGGATAATCCGGGCCGCTGCGAGATAATCGGCTCACCCCGCTTCGACCTCTATGCCGCACGCCAGCGCCGTTCGCGTTTGCCCGGGGATCATTTTCGCGTGCTGGTCATGACGGCAATCACGCCCTACTTCACTGAAGAACAACACGCGCGCGTTCTCCAGTCGCTCATCGACCTAAAGACCACCTTCGAGTCCTCCGCCATCGACGTGTGCTGGCGCTTGACCAAAGGACTCGACGCCGAGATCGGCGTGGACTCAATCGTCACCGATCTCACCGGCCTTGAACTGGCCGAAGTCCTCCAAAGCGTCGACGCCGTCATTACCACGCCGTCGACCTCCATGCTCGAAGCCATGCTGCTCGGGCTACCGGTGGCGGTGCTCGATTACAACAACTGCCCGCATTACGTGCAGGCCGCGTGGCGGATCACTGCCGCCTCTCACATCGCCGAAACCCTCGTCGAACTCGCCAACCCGCCGGCGGCCAAACTGCTCTTTCAAAACGCCACGCTGCACGACGCATTGGAATGCGACACACCGGCCGCTCCGCGGCTGCGCCAGCTCGCCGAAAAAATGATCCTCGCAGGCGCCGAGGCGCGTGCGCACGGCCGGCCGCTCACCTTGCCCGCCCGCCTGATCGATGCCGGCCTAGGGGCACCCGCCGCGCTCGCCGAATCGATTTCGTCAGCAGATCTTTTTCCCGGGCACGCACCATTTCAGCAAAACGATCTGCGCGCACTCCAAGTCGAAGTCGGGCATTTGCGATCCCATGTCGCTCATCTGGAAAACAACCTCATCGCCCCTTCAGCGTCGGAGCCCGATCCTGCGCTGATCGCGCTGATCCAAGAGCGCGCACAACTCACGATTCTGTGGCGCTCCAAACTCGAAGCCGGCGTCGCCCTCGCTTCGCTCAAGCAAAACACCGCGGCCTCCCGGCTTATGATCGAGGCCGTCAAAGCAGTCGAAGCCTGCGCCGTTCCCGAGGTCATCATCGAAGCCTTGATCGAGGTCTCCGGACAACTCGCATCGCTCGACTTGGGTCGTGCCCGCTACCTGCTCGATCTCGGCCGCCAGCTGGCGACCGACATGGGTAACCAGCCCGCGTGCGATCGCGCCGCCGTCGTGCTCGCATCCTTCCCTCCGATTTCACCGGTTGCGAGCGCACGTCCCCCCGCCCCGCAACCCGTCAGCGTTTGA
- a CDS encoding GH1 family beta-glucosidase translates to MHFPKDFVWGAASAAYQVEGAAQEGDKGLSVWDTFSREPGKTWQGETGAVACDHYHRYKEDVTLMKGIGLQAYRFSVSWPRVMPAGTGAVSAQGLDFYDRLTDELLAAGIEPWVTLFHWDYPHDLYLRGGWLNPESPRWFADYSEVIVKKLSDRVTNWMTLNEPQCFIGLGHDQGCHAPGLKLNRAESLLAAHHVMLAHGLSVQVIRAHASRPARVGWAPVGMAGVPASDSPEDLAALHQHVFRVGKGFLWNNAWWGDPVVLGHYPEIGLRTFGNDVPKFTEAEMRTIKQPLDFYGANIYGSPLIKATPDGGYVEQTYHEGFPQTHSYWEVTPESLYWGPKLLHERYKLPIVVTENGMSNADWVSLDGQVHDPQRIDLLHRYLLQLHRAMAEGVDVRGYFHWSIMDNYEWADGYKQRFGLIHVDYPTQKRTPKDSARWYTEVIRSNGACLQR, encoded by the coding sequence ATGCATTTTCCAAAGGACTTTGTATGGGGAGCGGCCTCGGCCGCCTATCAGGTCGAAGGCGCCGCGCAGGAGGGCGACAAGGGGCTTTCCGTCTGGGACACTTTCAGTCGCGAACCAGGAAAAACCTGGCAGGGCGAGACCGGTGCGGTCGCGTGTGATCACTATCACCGCTACAAGGAGGACGTGACGCTGATGAAGGGCATCGGCCTGCAGGCGTATCGTTTCTCCGTCTCCTGGCCGCGCGTGATGCCTGCCGGGACCGGCGCGGTCAGCGCGCAGGGTTTGGATTTCTATGACCGGTTGACCGACGAATTGCTGGCCGCCGGCATCGAGCCTTGGGTCACGTTGTTTCACTGGGATTATCCGCATGACCTTTACTTGCGCGGCGGCTGGCTGAATCCCGAGAGCCCGCGTTGGTTTGCCGACTACTCGGAGGTCATCGTGAAAAAACTCTCCGACCGGGTAACCAACTGGATGACACTCAACGAGCCCCAGTGCTTCATCGGCCTCGGTCACGACCAGGGGTGTCATGCGCCCGGACTCAAACTCAACCGCGCGGAGAGTCTGCTGGCGGCGCACCATGTAATGTTGGCCCACGGTCTCTCCGTGCAGGTCATCCGTGCACACGCGTCGCGGCCGGCGCGTGTGGGGTGGGCGCCGGTCGGCATGGCGGGCGTGCCCGCGAGCGACAGCCCGGAAGATCTCGCCGCGTTGCATCAGCACGTGTTCCGGGTGGGCAAAGGTTTTCTCTGGAACAACGCATGGTGGGGAGACCCGGTGGTGCTCGGGCATTATCCGGAGATCGGCCTGCGCACCTTTGGCAATGATGTGCCGAAATTCACCGAGGCGGAGATGCGCACGATCAAGCAGCCCTTGGATTTTTACGGGGCGAATATCTACGGTAGCCCGCTCATCAAGGCTACGCCCGATGGCGGCTATGTTGAGCAGACCTATCATGAAGGGTTTCCGCAGACCCACTCCTATTGGGAGGTGACCCCGGAGAGTCTTTATTGGGGGCCGAAGCTTCTGCACGAGCGCTACAAGCTGCCGATCGTCGTGACCGAAAACGGCATGTCCAACGCCGACTGGGTGAGCTTGGACGGACAGGTGCACGACCCGCAACGCATCGATCTGTTGCACCGTTATCTGCTGCAGCTGCATCGCGCCATGGCCGAAGGCGTGGATGTGCGCGGCTATTTTCACTGGAGCATCATGGACAACTACGAGTGGGCCGACGGCTACAAGCAGCGCTTCGGGTTGATCCACGTCGACTACCCGACGCAGAAACGCACGCCGAAGGATTCCGCACGATGGTATACGGAGGTCATCCGCAGCAACGGAGCGTGCTTGCAACGCTAA
- a CDS encoding glycosyltransferase family 4 protein, which produces MPTVTPKVLFVSHEATRTGAPMFLLHLTRWLRRHTSLDFEVLLAKGGPLEEEFAKVAAVRTQEHFKKNPEVLAAFSLIYSNTICNGRLVDELPRGLIPVVTHVHELDYGYDSIGAHNMAAVIRQSSRFIACADAVAIRFRAIFNVPADRISVHHELIDVTEVHVKAASMDAAVIRATYDLPADAAIITGCGTFDLRKAPDLFVQLAARIRALWTSARPLRFVWIGRMTVPELGKILRHDIRRLGLQNEIKLIGELPAPHALLALSDVFCLTSREDPFPLAMLEAAALGKPVVCFDGAGGGREFCDAGGGVAVPLLDIDAMARACLVWLEDQDKQHIDGDRAAAVVKERFTVEAGMPALWVTLNGFIQTPELAPLLAPTATLVEVYAGWNLSEAPQSASMSALFERTETLKQADLLASTGRRAEAIKLMLHAVNVDLARKDAQILLDSLTEVAARLAPLEPRQAAFLREQAEALIRQSRQPAAA; this is translated from the coding sequence ATGCCAACCGTTACGCCCAAAGTTCTCTTCGTTTCCCACGAGGCCACGCGCACGGGAGCACCGATGTTTCTGCTGCACCTCACGCGCTGGCTGCGACGCCACACTTCGCTGGACTTTGAGGTGCTCCTCGCGAAAGGCGGCCCGCTCGAAGAGGAATTCGCCAAAGTCGCAGCCGTGCGCACGCAGGAACACTTCAAAAAAAATCCCGAAGTCCTGGCCGCGTTCTCGCTCATTTATTCCAATACGATCTGCAACGGCCGGCTCGTCGATGAACTCCCGCGCGGCTTGATTCCCGTCGTCACCCACGTGCACGAGCTCGACTACGGTTACGATTCCATCGGTGCGCACAACATGGCTGCCGTCATTCGTCAGTCGTCCCGATTCATCGCCTGCGCCGATGCCGTCGCGATACGCTTTCGCGCGATTTTCAATGTGCCGGCGGACCGCATCAGCGTGCACCACGAGCTGATCGATGTCACCGAGGTCCACGTCAAGGCCGCCTCGATGGATGCCGCCGTCATTCGCGCCACCTACGATTTACCGGCCGACGCCGCGATCATCACCGGTTGCGGCACATTCGATCTGCGCAAGGCGCCCGATTTATTCGTGCAACTCGCCGCGCGTATCCGCGCCCTGTGGACGAGCGCGCGTCCGCTTCGCTTCGTCTGGATCGGGCGCATGACGGTGCCCGAATTGGGGAAGATTCTCCGTCACGACATCCGCCGTCTCGGCCTGCAAAACGAAATCAAACTCATCGGCGAACTGCCCGCGCCGCACGCGCTCCTCGCGCTCTCCGATGTCTTCTGCCTCACCTCGCGCGAAGACCCGTTTCCGCTCGCGATGCTGGAAGCGGCCGCACTCGGAAAACCGGTTGTCTGCTTCGATGGCGCCGGCGGTGGCCGCGAGTTCTGTGACGCGGGCGGCGGGGTCGCCGTGCCCTTGCTGGACATTGACGCGATGGCCCGCGCCTGTCTCGTCTGGTTGGAAGATCAGGACAAACAACACATCGACGGCGACCGTGCCGCCGCCGTCGTCAAGGAACGCTTCACAGTCGAGGCCGGCATGCCCGCGCTTTGGGTTACGTTGAACGGTTTCATACAGACGCCCGAGCTCGCGCCCTTGCTCGCACCGACGGCGACCTTGGTCGAAGTCTATGCCGGCTGGAATCTCTCCGAGGCTCCGCAGTCGGCCTCGATGTCCGCCCTGTTCGAACGCACAGAAACGCTCAAGCAGGCCGACCTGTTGGCGAGCACGGGGCGCCGGGCGGAAGCGATCAAATTAATGCTGCACGCCGTTAACGTGGACCTCGCCCGCAAGGATGCGCAGATCCTCCTGGATAGCCTCACCGAAGTGGCCGCCCGCCTCGCGCCACTGGAACCGCGCCAGGCCGCCTTCCTGCGCGAACAAGCCGAAGCGCTCATTCGCCAGTCCCGCCAACCCGCCGCCGCCTGA
- a CDS encoding tetratricopeptide repeat protein, giving the protein MTDKLLVAAEALLTHPVATLVADDELPAIHANAAVPVWLGSLIQVFTAPAWQLTQLRPLADQPTWLWPVYARYLFTSPAFLHNARHETQWAGHVLNQLEPLVRMLESNRGSSGVKAVASLAATAANNWPAVGGDDRLRLRQHHLGRLLTVLAPRLPAFVASLGSPAQSSLRVGLICDGEVNTAVVYASSQLKTLLDNDRFELTVYQQADLPEDIAEQVETLRSAQLDAVIFAGDLTRTTSALTALALHRVAPRQFATALCPHTTGLPEIDVVLTDNRVPSSAYTERVAVLPSALAFSPTLISTDNSPTRADLGLPENGHLTVAIAHPRLMCADTLAQWQAVTTKDPSARLILLPGTEGIGLDLLLADIEPQFRDQLIIAGNTPLDSSAVATLLHVSDACLPGSSAADRSTSDAAQSFGLAVPNVPPRIDCLAFADALSGILETACRTFDASLVASPVPDDLATRHAQGKDLMAAGRPERAALYLLAAIEDPQAGAEVWQDLALALHGSGQTNEAIQALETCVRLNPERLDSWLQLAEWAGDYGHTELVAEISGVVQTLAPSDPRVSALAERIAV; this is encoded by the coding sequence TTGACCGATAAGCTGCTCGTTGCGGCCGAAGCTCTCCTGACGCACCCCGTCGCCACGCTGGTTGCGGATGACGAACTCCCTGCGATCCATGCGAACGCTGCCGTTCCCGTCTGGCTGGGGAGTTTGATCCAGGTATTCACCGCGCCCGCCTGGCAACTGACTCAGTTGCGTCCACTCGCCGATCAGCCGACGTGGTTGTGGCCCGTTTATGCGCGCTATCTGTTCACATCGCCCGCCTTCCTGCACAACGCCCGACACGAAACCCAATGGGCGGGCCACGTCCTCAACCAACTGGAGCCGTTGGTGCGCATGCTGGAGAGCAACCGCGGTTCTTCCGGCGTCAAAGCGGTCGCCTCACTTGCCGCGACTGCCGCGAATAATTGGCCGGCGGTGGGTGGCGACGACCGTTTACGTCTCCGTCAACATCACCTCGGACGGCTGTTGACGGTCCTCGCTCCACGCCTGCCTGCGTTCGTGGCTTCGCTTGGGTCACCCGCGCAGAGTTCGTTACGCGTCGGCCTGATCTGCGATGGCGAGGTAAATACGGCCGTCGTGTATGCATCATCCCAACTCAAAACATTGCTCGATAACGATCGCTTCGAGCTCACCGTTTATCAGCAGGCCGATCTGCCCGAAGATATCGCCGAGCAAGTCGAAACGCTACGCTCCGCACAGCTCGATGCGGTGATTTTTGCCGGTGACCTCACTCGCACGACCAGTGCGCTCACAGCATTGGCCCTGCATCGCGTCGCTCCGCGGCAATTCGCCACCGCACTGTGCCCGCACACCACCGGACTGCCGGAGATCGACGTAGTCCTGACTGACAATCGCGTCCCGTCCTCCGCCTACACTGAGCGTGTCGCCGTGCTCCCCAGCGCCTTGGCCTTCTCGCCCACGCTGATCTCAACGGATAACTCGCCGACGCGCGCCGATCTTGGATTGCCTGAAAATGGCCACCTCACCGTCGCGATCGCCCACCCGCGCCTCATGTGTGCCGACACCCTCGCACAATGGCAGGCCGTGACCACGAAGGATCCGTCCGCCCGCCTGATTCTACTCCCCGGCACAGAAGGCATTGGCCTCGACCTGTTGCTAGCCGATATCGAACCGCAGTTTCGCGATCAGCTGATCATCGCTGGAAATACTCCGCTCGACTCCAGCGCCGTCGCCACGCTGCTCCACGTGAGCGATGCCTGCCTCCCCGGCAGCTCCGCCGCTGATCGGTCCACTAGCGACGCGGCCCAGAGCTTCGGCCTAGCCGTGCCCAATGTCCCGCCGCGTATCGATTGCCTCGCTTTTGCCGACGCCCTTTCAGGCATCTTGGAAACCGCGTGCCGCACCTTCGACGCCTCGCTGGTTGCGTCTCCGGTGCCGGATGACCTCGCCACCCGTCACGCCCAAGGCAAAGACCTGATGGCCGCCGGTCGTCCCGAACGCGCCGCACTCTACCTGCTCGCCGCCATCGAGGATCCGCAAGCCGGCGCTGAAGTCTGGCAGGATCTTGCACTCGCCCTTCACGGCAGCGGCCAGACCAACGAAGCGATCCAAGCCCTTGAAACCTGCGTGCGCCTGAATCCCGAACGGCTAGACTCCTGGCTGCAACTCGCCGAATGGGCCGGCGACTACGGGCACACCGAGCTCGTCGCCGAAATTTCCGGCGTCGTGCAAACACTCGCGCCTTCCGATCCACGCGTCAGTGCCTTGGCTGAACGTATCGCCGTCTGA
- a CDS encoding glycosyltransferase family 2 protein codes for MFSLVTTCMNRESHLRQSLPHWLALPGLAEVVIVDWSTHESIADLVDLDPRIRICRVEGEAKWRQPYPTNFGISQTTQEIILKCDADCIPSSRIGQYIPTADTFYAGNWRSGRPLGKACVNGQCLFTRTAFEKVNGYSELFRVYARDDEDLYERLSSAGIARRDINPADLNFIEHTQEARVANQGLPTTEADPIEAFLHRQTTFHEMTNVVISHYLPWGPWFPRAVYNPISTQDRFASFKRDISREIPLSAPLLQQAHSHALVAVVTQLFSLSPADAARLDRTRCNQLIRQHLAKKTAPQAQAAV; via the coding sequence ATGTTTTCGCTCGTCACCACCTGCATGAATCGGGAGTCGCACCTCCGGCAATCCCTGCCGCACTGGCTTGCGTTGCCTGGGCTGGCCGAGGTCGTGATTGTCGATTGGTCCACACATGAATCCATCGCCGACTTGGTCGATCTGGATCCGCGCATTCGCATCTGTCGCGTCGAGGGCGAAGCCAAATGGCGCCAGCCCTATCCGACAAACTTCGGCATCTCGCAAACCACCCAGGAAATCATCCTCAAGTGCGACGCCGATTGCATCCCGTCGTCACGAATCGGCCAATACATTCCCACCGCCGATACTTTCTACGCAGGAAACTGGCGCAGCGGCCGCCCGCTCGGCAAAGCCTGCGTCAACGGCCAGTGTCTTTTCACCCGCACTGCATTCGAAAAGGTCAACGGATACTCCGAGCTTTTCCGCGTGTATGCGCGCGACGACGAAGATCTTTACGAGCGTCTCTCATCCGCCGGTATCGCCCGCCGCGACATCAATCCGGCTGATCTTAACTTTATCGAACACACGCAGGAAGCGCGCGTCGCAAACCAAGGTCTTCCCACCACCGAAGCCGATCCCATCGAGGCATTCCTGCACCGGCAGACCACGTTCCACGAGATGACCAACGTCGTCATCAGCCACTACCTTCCCTGGGGGCCGTGGTTTCCGCGCGCCGTCTATAATCCGATCTCCACGCAAGACCGCTTCGCATCGTTCAAACGCGATATCTCCCGCGAGATTCCGCTCTCCGCGCCATTGCTTCAACAGGCTCACTCCCACGCCTTGGTCGCCGTCGTCACACAACTCTTCTCGTTGTCACCAGCCGACGCCGCGCGCCTGGACCGCACTCGTTGCAACCAACTCATCCGCCAGCATCTCGCCAAAAAAACCGCCCCGCAGGCCCAAGCCGCCGTATGA
- a CDS encoding glycosyltransferase family 4 protein yields MTPLPDAPRILLYTDDPERGGVAQYNHSVLMELVARRHMALCVQTLSKSPLVIAQHAAGVIHEWLPYDTAAEFGRTVVDMEAPRAIFQRHRPDLIIFSDCCPVSNIGARQAALALHIPFVIVVGFAAAYLARQFAPCLPILARHYAAAREVVAVSEENLQLLRSHFGLSTERGRVVHYGRPDVFFTPTDAVLRKKLRMQLAVSEKTVIALTTARLARLKGHHHQLAALHKLLKTGRGENLHLLWVGDGDQRHALEASIRQLGLHSRVTLLGHRWDTADWYDTADFFVLPTDYEGMPLAIMEAMAKSLPVAASAVSGIPEELGPTGRLLPDPALDANATVTALAAIFAEWSEDSALRQHLGKAAQERANELFRESLMLERTLALVEAHLPIPTHP; encoded by the coding sequence ATGACCCCCCTCCCCGACGCCCCTCGTATTCTGCTCTACACTGACGACCCCGAACGCGGCGGTGTCGCCCAATACAACCACTCCGTGCTCATGGAGCTCGTTGCCCGCCGTCATATGGCGCTGTGCGTGCAAACCCTTTCTAAAAGTCCGCTCGTGATCGCTCAGCACGCCGCCGGCGTCATTCACGAATGGCTGCCTTACGACACCGCCGCCGAATTCGGCCGCACTGTCGTGGACATGGAAGCACCTCGCGCGATTTTCCAGCGACACCGTCCCGACTTGATCATCTTCAGCGACTGCTGCCCGGTCTCCAACATCGGCGCCCGCCAGGCCGCACTCGCGCTGCATATTCCCTTCGTGATCGTGGTCGGCTTCGCCGCCGCCTACCTTGCCCGCCAGTTCGCGCCCTGCCTGCCGATCCTCGCCCGCCACTACGCAGCCGCCCGCGAGGTCGTCGCCGTATCAGAAGAAAATCTACAACTCCTTCGCAGCCATTTCGGCCTCTCCACGGAGCGCGGCAGGGTCGTTCACTACGGGCGCCCGGATGTTTTTTTCACACCAACGGATGCCGTCCTGCGCAAAAAACTGCGCATGCAGCTCGCGGTCTCTGAAAAAACCGTGATCGCGCTTACGACCGCCCGCCTCGCGCGTCTCAAGGGACACCACCACCAGCTCGCCGCTCTTCATAAACTCCTGAAAACGGGCCGCGGCGAAAACTTGCATCTGCTTTGGGTAGGCGATGGCGATCAGCGCCACGCTCTCGAAGCCTCCATCCGCCAGCTGGGGCTTCATTCACGTGTCACGTTGCTTGGTCACCGCTGGGACACGGCCGACTGGTATGACACCGCAGATTTTTTTGTCCTGCCAACCGACTACGAAGGCATGCCCCTCGCCATCATGGAAGCCATGGCCAAGTCCCTCCCCGTCGCTGCCAGCGCCGTGAGCGGAATTCCCGAGGAGCTAGGCCCCACCGGCCGTCTGCTCCCTGATCCGGCCTTGGATGCCAACGCCACCGTGACTGCACTCGCCGCGATTTTTGCCGAGTGGAGCGAAGACTCCGCATTGCGCCAACACCTGGGCAAAGCCGCTCAGGAACGCGCCAATGAACTATTCCGCGAATCCCTCATGCTTGAGCGCACCCTCGCACTCGTCGAAGCCCACCTGCCCATCCCGACCCATCCATGA